A window from Triticum aestivum cultivar Chinese Spring chromosome 6D, IWGSC CS RefSeq v2.1, whole genome shotgun sequence encodes these proteins:
- the LOC123142156 gene encoding protein DMP10-like — protein MATSSPSATAIQMPAPTATKEVDDHGEITAAGTAPPTATPTMDRVMSSVTNLAQLLPTGTVLAYQALAPSFTNHGKCEASNQWLTVVLVAILVVMCLFFSFTDSLVGRDGKLYYGVATPRGFNVFNFPGEDENREWDRDELRSLRLRPLDFVHSFFAAVVFLTVVFSDVGLQNCFFPDANRNTQELLKNLPLGMAFLSTFVFTIFPTKRKGIGFSDNTPRRKVDHSI, from the coding sequence ATGGCAACTTCTTCTCCCTCGGCTACGGCGATCCAGATGCCTGCACCGACCGCGACCAAGGAAGTCGACGACCACGGCGAGATAACAGCCGCCGGCACGGCACCGCCAACAGCAACCCCCACAATGGACAGGGTGATGTCGAGCGTCACGAACCTTGCGCAGCTCCTGCCGACGGGCACGGTGCTGGCGTACCAGGCGCTGGCCCCGTCCTTCACCAACCACGGCAAGTGCGAGGCCTCCAACCAGTGGCTCACCGTGGTGCTCGTCGCCATCCTCGTCGTCATGTGCCTCTTCTTCTCCTTCACCGACAGCCTCGTGGGCCGCGACGGAAAGCTCTACTACGGCGTCGCCACGCCCCGTGGCTTCAACGTGTTCAACTTCCCCGGCGAGGACGAGAACCGGGAGTGGGACAGGGACGAGCTCCGGAGTCTCCGCCTCCGGCCGCTGGACTTCGTGCACTCCTTCTTCGCCGCCGTGGTTTTCCTCACGGTGGTGTTCAGCGACGTGGGGCTGCAGAACTGCTTCTTCCCCGACGCAAATAGGAACACCCAGGAGCTCCTCAAGAACCTGCCGCTGGGCATGGCGTTTCTGTCCACCTTTGTATTCACCATCTTCCCCACCAAAAGGAAGGGCATTGGATTCAGCGACAATACTCCTCGCAGGAAGGTCGATCATTCAATTTAA
- the LOC123142759 gene encoding protein DMP2-like, whose translation MASSSSSSPTAIQIHPLTNEDDGKITAAGTAPPTPTTGPAPATVMSSVSNLAQLLPTGTVLAYQALSPSFTNHGKCETSNQWLTGALVVVLTVSCLFFAFTDSVVGRRDGKLYYGFATLRGFNVFNFSSEEERNEWNDLDQFRKLRLRPLDFVHAFFAAVVFLTVAFSDVGLQNCFFPEAGRNTEELLKNLPMGMAFLSSFVFIIFPTKRKGIGFTDNAPRQKVVHPLN comes from the coding sequence ATggcatcttcttcttcgtcgtcgcccACGGCGATCCAGATACATCCACTGACCAACGAGGACGACGGCAAGATAACAGCCGCCGGCACAGCACCGCCAACACCTACCACGGGGCCTGCACCGGCCACGGTCATGTCGAGCGTCTCGAACTTAGCGCAGCTCCTGCCGACGGGCACGGTGCTGGCTTACCAGGCGCTGTCCCCGTCCTTCACCAACCACGGCAAGTGCGAGACCTCCAACCAATGGCTCACTGGGGCGCTGGTCGTCGTCCTCACCGTCTCGTGCCTCTTCTTTGCCTTCACCGACAGCGTTGTCGGTCGCCGCGATGGAAAGCTATACTATGGCTTCGCAACACTACGCGGCTTCAACGTGTTCAACTTCTCCAGCGAGGAAGAAAGGAACGAGTGGAACGATCTTGACCAGTTTCGGaagctccgtctccggccgcttGACTTTGTGCATGCCTTCTTCGCGGCGGTGGTTTTCCTCACGGTGGCGTTTAGCGACGTCGGGCTGCAGAACTGCTTCTTCCCCGAGGCTGGCAGGAACACCGAGGAGCTGCTCAAGAATCTGCCCATGGGCATGGCGTTTCTCTCCAGTTTTGTGTTCATCATCTTCCCCACCAAAAGGAAGGGCATTGGGTTCACTGACAACGCTCCTCGTCAAAAGGTGGTCCATCCCTTAAATTAA
- the LOC123142760 gene encoding protein DMP10-like, whose product MASSSSPSSTVTQVSPPTNDVDDGKITAAGAALPTPTTDRVMSGVANLAQLLPTGTVLTYQALSPSFTNHGKCETSSSNQWLTAALVAVLAAVCIFFSFTDSVIGHHDGKLYYGVATTHGFNVFNFSDEDERREWSGLDEFRRLRLQPLDFVHGFFAAVVFLTVAFSDVGLQNCFFPDAGRNTQELLKNLPLGMAFLSSSVFIIFPTKRKGIGFNDTTPRQKVIHPSLNKV is encoded by the coding sequence atggcatcttcttcttctccgtcgtcCACGGTGACCCAGGTATCTCCACCGACCAACGACGTCGACGACGGTAAGATAACAGCCGCTGGCGCGGCACTGCCAACGCCAACCACGGACAGGGTCATGTCTGGCGTCGCAAACCTTGCGCAACTCCTGCCAACGGGCACAGTGCTGACGTACCAGGCATTGTCCCCGTCCTTCACTAACCACGGCAAATGTGAGACCTCCAGCTCCAACCAGTGGCTCACCGCGGCGCTGGTCGCTGTCCTCGCTGCCGTGTGCATCTTCTTCTCCTTCACCGACAGCGTCATTGGCCACCACGATGGAAAGTTGTACTACGGTGTGGCCACGACGCACGGCTTCAACGTGTTCAACTTCTCCGACGAGGATGAGAGGCGGGAGTGGTCCGGTCTGGACGAGTTCCGGAGGCTCCGCCTCCAACCGCTGGACTTCGTGCATGGCTTCTTCGCGGCAGTTGTTTTCCTCACGGTGGCGTTCAGCGACGTGGGACTGCAAAACTGCTTCTTTCCGGACGCCGGCAGGAACACCCAAGAGCTTCTCAAGAACCTGCCGCTAGGAATGGCGTTTTTGTCTAGCTCTGTGTTCATCATCTTCCCCACCAAACGGAAGGGCATCGGATTCAATGACACGACTCCTCGCCAAAAGGTCATCCATCCCAGCTTGAATAAAGTTTGA